A section of the Paenibacillus odorifer genome encodes:
- a CDS encoding FUSC family protein codes for MNEGLLDRLEKYGFSLYMIRITLAASLSWVAVHSLYGDQYLYFAPLAAILITQASVKASLEKGIYRLIGIIIGGIVSLIVGQFFDVGAFSILLILLIGIGIATACRMNIQAVSQVGVTSVLALTFYHNDYVLWRVAETFIGVLIALIINMIIVPPNRFVKVKALALDGSLLLSDALKGLVGIRRDSSKDNNMLEQAGKLLSASNQQQKEMFYTIAHYQCRGDLKGLIQATAHLKTIHSYVKEIADDICLLPAHHANSDWMLEVLEATADCIAVYGTKTLSKAECQRSLTDCLHRARDLQAASFSELQGRCSLSSVRDLGALFSHLNRVLEEVERASSATYVVAARPSTAEITRAIRLIKKGLSQKL; via the coding sequence ATGAACGAGGGGTTACTAGACCGCCTTGAAAAATATGGATTCTCGCTTTACATGATACGAATTACGCTTGCCGCATCACTATCCTGGGTAGCCGTACACAGTTTATATGGTGACCAATATTTATACTTTGCACCGCTTGCAGCCATTCTAATTACTCAAGCCAGTGTGAAGGCTTCACTTGAAAAAGGAATCTACCGCCTGATCGGCATTATTATCGGCGGAATCGTCAGCCTGATTGTAGGCCAATTCTTCGATGTAGGTGCATTTTCCATTCTGCTAATTCTGCTCATCGGGATTGGAATTGCCACAGCCTGTCGGATGAATATCCAAGCGGTTTCGCAGGTGGGGGTAACCTCGGTTCTGGCCCTTACCTTTTATCACAATGATTACGTGCTGTGGAGAGTCGCCGAAACCTTTATTGGTGTGCTCATTGCCTTGATCATCAATATGATTATCGTTCCACCGAACAGGTTCGTCAAGGTAAAAGCATTGGCACTCGATGGAAGCCTTCTACTTTCGGATGCTTTAAAAGGTCTCGTAGGCATAAGAAGAGATTCATCAAAGGATAATAATATGCTGGAGCAAGCAGGTAAACTGCTGTCTGCCAGCAATCAACAACAGAAGGAAATGTTCTATACCATTGCTCACTATCAGTGTCGTGGTGATCTAAAGGGACTTATACAAGCCACGGCACATCTAAAGACCATTCATTCCTATGTTAAAGAAATTGCCGATGATATTTGCTTGCTGCCAGCACATCATGCCAATTCTGACTGGATGCTGGAAGTGCTGGAGGCAACAGCCGATTGTATAGCTGTTTATGGTACCAAGACCTTATCCAAGGCTGAATGCCAACGTTCACTTACAGATTGTCTGCATCGTGCCCGCGACTTGCAGGCGGCCAGCTTCTCTGAACTGCAAGGACGGTGCTCACTGTCATCTGTTCGTGATCTAGGAGCGCTCTTCAGTCACTTAAACCGGGTACTCGAAGAAGTGGAACGTGCTAGTTCTGCTACTTACGTAGTTGCAGCTCGGCCTTCAACAGCTGAAATCACACGCGCTATACGCTTAATTAAAAAAGGACTCTCCCAGAAGCTCTAA
- a CDS encoding DMT family transporter: MNQQKKSMILLIFLVIVWGINWPISKIALDYAPPLLFAGIRTVVGGIILILIALPKVKELRFKQLWPIYLISAVLSIVFYYGFQTIGLQYVPAGLFSSIVFLQPVLLGIFSWLWLGESMYGLKMAGLLLGFLGVASLSIGGINGSISIWGIVLALASALSWALGTIYMKRNAVRVDMLWMTAMQITIGGIILLLSGSATEKWSDITWSGTFIVDTLFIAIFVIALGWLIYFKLINEGEAGKVGSFTFLIPLISIATSVVFLKEQITINLVIGLLLIVSSIVLVNVKIGRAAKQSVS; encoded by the coding sequence ATGAATCAGCAGAAGAAAAGTATGATCCTTCTTATTTTTTTGGTGATTGTATGGGGCATTAATTGGCCTATATCCAAAATCGCCTTAGACTATGCTCCACCTCTATTATTTGCAGGTATTCGAACCGTCGTAGGCGGTATTATTCTGATTCTAATTGCATTGCCCAAGGTGAAGGAGCTTCGCTTCAAGCAGCTCTGGCCGATCTATCTGATCTCGGCGGTACTTAGTATTGTGTTCTATTATGGATTTCAGACAATTGGCTTGCAGTATGTTCCGGCGGGATTGTTCTCATCGATTGTATTTTTGCAGCCTGTATTGTTAGGTATTTTTTCTTGGCTGTGGTTAGGTGAGAGCATGTACGGGCTTAAAATGGCTGGTTTGCTGCTTGGCTTTCTCGGGGTAGCCTCTCTTAGTATCGGCGGAATTAATGGGAGTATCTCCATATGGGGAATTGTGTTGGCTTTAGCCAGTGCCTTAAGCTGGGCATTAGGAACAATATATATGAAACGGAATGCTGTACGTGTGGATATGCTGTGGATGACGGCTATGCAAATCACGATCGGTGGCATCATTCTGCTACTTTCGGGATCAGCTACGGAGAAATGGTCGGATATCACCTGGAGTGGAACCTTTATTGTGGATACCTTGTTTATCGCAATCTTTGTTATTGCTCTGGGCTGGCTAATTTATTTCAAGCTGATTAACGAAGGAGAAGCAGGAAAAGTAGGTTCATTCACCTTCTTGATCCCCCTGATCTCGATAGCAACCAGCGTAGTTTTTTTGAAAGAGCAGATTACCATAAACCTTGTGATCGGATTATTGCTGATTGTCAGCAGTATTGTACTGGTAAATGTGAAGATAGGGCGTGCTGCCAAACAATCAGTCAGTTAA
- the pgmB gene encoding beta-phosphoglucomutase, which translates to MKMKPYVHPAAVYPYREWSLDEEAYSEENNQRNESIFALGNGYIGMRGNFEEGYHGSSGSSVTGNYLNGFFDSEPIVYPEGAYGYPSRNQAMLNVTDAKIIELSIEGQTFQLNSGQVHHYERKLDMRSGVLHRQVEWESPAGHRVQLHIRRMVTLQHKHLAAIDYEVKALNFSGVLTFTSSIDGKIQKPKVTDDPRLGSGGKEPSLLLEDTGHEPGQSFLWMKQRTRHTQFALLTGVSHKLDSRSEDKRTVQHEGQKLSMQFVVPVERGESVSLTKYISYHTSKDYPEDELLSRSTEILHLADHSGFEALAQEQQAYLDRYWAHTDVEIHGDLALQQGIRFNAFQLLQSVGRDGVTNIGAKGLTGEGYEGHYFWDTEMYMLPFFTFTQPEISRKLLEFRYATLDKARERAAVMSQKGALFPWRTIDGAENSAYFPAGTAQMHINADIAYAIKQYVLATGDYDFLVTKGAEILFETSRFWLDLGYFNPARGGAFCIDAVTGPDEYTAIVNNNAYTNFMVQDQLYYAHEMAGILSKQYPEHFERLKQKIGLTGHETLVWLEAADKMFIPFDEGLGIYAQDDTFLSKKKWDFEHTPADKYPLLLNYHPLVIYRHQVLKQADLVMAMFLLGDQFSLADKIRNYNYYEPLTTHDSSLSPCIHSIISAEIGDLTGAYSYFDRTVRMDLDDINRNVKDGLHTAAMAGSWLSIVNGFGGMRLCGGMLSFNPSVPAQWESYRFKITSAGQLLDIFVSDTEVIYTLLEGEELEIMHKGNLIQLSAQKPLRLSNVKQLEAVIFELDGIITDTGEYHYEAWKDLADELALSFDREKHKSLKGLSRMESLEVILESSGLNLPQPVKGMLCNKKNEKYRQLVQQMTPAELYPGIHSVLSDLQQRGIAIGLASVNENALLILERLQIGHWFQAVADPGNLRRSKPDPEIHLQVAEMLGISPDCCVAIEDTEEGIAAINAAGMKSVGAGVALVTETADLCLASTAEISVEKLLELFA; encoded by the coding sequence ATGAAGATGAAACCATACGTACATCCGGCGGCGGTATATCCTTACCGGGAGTGGAGTCTTGATGAGGAAGCTTATAGTGAAGAGAACAATCAAAGAAACGAGAGTATTTTTGCTCTTGGCAATGGATATATTGGCATGCGCGGTAATTTCGAAGAAGGTTACCACGGCAGCTCAGGCTCGTCTGTAACAGGCAATTATTTGAATGGTTTTTTTGATTCGGAGCCCATTGTATATCCAGAAGGAGCCTACGGATATCCATCCCGCAATCAAGCGATGCTGAACGTAACAGATGCCAAGATTATTGAACTGAGTATTGAAGGGCAGACCTTTCAGTTAAACAGTGGGCAAGTGCACCATTATGAACGAAAGCTGGATATGCGAAGCGGGGTTCTGCACCGGCAGGTAGAATGGGAATCTCCAGCTGGTCACCGGGTACAGCTTCATATCCGGCGGATGGTGACTTTGCAGCACAAACATCTGGCGGCGATAGATTATGAGGTTAAAGCACTGAATTTCAGCGGAGTGCTTACCTTCACTTCATCCATCGACGGCAAGATCCAAAAACCTAAGGTAACGGATGATCCCAGATTGGGCTCGGGAGGCAAGGAGCCCAGTCTGCTCCTGGAGGATACCGGTCATGAACCGGGACAGTCCTTCTTATGGATGAAGCAGCGGACGCGGCATACCCAGTTTGCCTTATTAACAGGGGTAAGTCATAAGCTCGATTCAAGATCTGAGGATAAAAGGACCGTGCAGCATGAGGGGCAGAAATTATCCATGCAGTTTGTCGTCCCGGTGGAGCGTGGGGAAAGCGTCTCACTAACCAAATATATCTCTTACCATACCTCTAAAGATTATCCGGAAGACGAACTACTCAGTAGAAGTACTGAAATATTACACTTAGCAGACCATAGCGGGTTTGAAGCGCTTGCCCAGGAACAGCAGGCTTATCTGGATCGATACTGGGCACATACGGATGTGGAGATTCATGGTGATCTTGCGCTTCAGCAGGGGATTCGCTTTAATGCTTTTCAACTGCTTCAATCCGTAGGCCGTGACGGGGTTACGAATATTGGGGCCAAGGGATTAACGGGTGAAGGATACGAAGGGCACTATTTCTGGGATACCGAAATGTATATGCTGCCCTTCTTTACGTTCACACAGCCGGAGATTAGCCGAAAGCTGCTCGAATTTCGTTATGCCACGTTAGACAAAGCACGGGAGCGTGCAGCGGTAATGTCGCAGAAGGGTGCCTTGTTCCCTTGGCGGACTATAGACGGGGCAGAGAACTCTGCGTATTTCCCGGCAGGCACGGCGCAAATGCATATTAATGCGGATATTGCGTATGCCATCAAGCAGTATGTACTGGCTACCGGAGATTATGATTTTTTGGTTACGAAGGGAGCGGAAATTTTATTCGAAACTTCCCGCTTTTGGTTGGACTTGGGGTACTTTAATCCGGCTAGGGGCGGTGCCTTTTGTATTGATGCAGTAACGGGTCCTGATGAATATACAGCTATTGTCAACAATAATGCATACACCAACTTTATGGTCCAGGATCAGCTTTATTATGCACACGAGATGGCAGGGATATTGTCTAAACAGTATCCGGAGCATTTTGAACGCCTGAAGCAAAAAATCGGTCTGACTGGGCATGAGACATTAGTGTGGCTGGAAGCGGCGGACAAAATGTTTATCCCCTTTGATGAGGGACTTGGCATTTATGCTCAAGACGACACGTTTCTCTCCAAGAAAAAATGGGATTTCGAGCATACACCAGCCGATAAATATCCGCTGCTGCTCAACTACCATCCGCTGGTAATTTACCGGCATCAGGTGTTGAAACAGGCGGACTTGGTAATGGCGATGTTTCTGCTGGGTGACCAATTCAGCTTGGCGGATAAGATCCGGAATTATAATTATTATGAGCCGCTGACGACGCATGATTCTTCATTGTCACCGTGCATTCACAGTATAATATCTGCTGAGATTGGTGATTTGACGGGAGCCTATTCCTATTTTGACCGCACGGTACGGATGGACTTGGATGACATCAACCGCAACGTCAAGGATGGGCTGCATACTGCTGCTATGGCAGGCTCCTGGCTGTCGATTGTGAATGGTTTTGGTGGCATGCGCTTATGCGGCGGGATGTTATCATTTAATCCTAGTGTGCCAGCGCAGTGGGAGAGCTATCGGTTTAAAATAACAAGTGCTGGACAGCTATTGGATATTTTTGTGAGTGATACAGAAGTGATCTATACGCTGCTGGAGGGCGAAGAGCTTGAGATTATGCATAAGGGAAACCTTATACAGTTGTCTGCGCAGAAGCCGCTGAGGCTTTCGAATGTGAAGCAGCTTGAAGCTGTTATTTTCGAGCTGGACGGGATAATTACTGATACTGGAGAGTATCATTATGAGGCTTGGAAGGATCTGGCGGATGAGCTTGCACTTTCTTTTGATCGAGAGAAGCATAAGAGTCTCAAGGGCCTAAGTCGAATGGAATCTTTAGAAGTCATTCTGGAGAGTAGTGGACTGAATTTGCCGCAACCGGTAAAGGGAATGCTCTGCAACAAAAAGAACGAGAAGTACAGACAGCTTGTTCAGCAAATGACGCCTGCTGAGCTGTATCCGGGTATCCACAGCGTGTTGTCCGATTTACAGCAAAGAGGGATCGCTATCGGACTGGCCTCAGTTAATGAGAATGCGCTGCTGATTCTCGAACGCTTGCAGATCGGGCATTGGTTTCAGGCGGTGGCTGACCCTGGCAACTTGCGTAGAAGCAAGCCAGATCCAGAGATTCACTTGCAGGTTGCAGAGATGCTGGGCATATCCCCAGACTGCTGCGTGGCGATTGAGGATACCGAGGAGGGAATAGCCGCAATTAATGCTGCTGGTATGAAGTCAGTGGGAGCTGGAGTGGCGCTCGTGACCGAGACAGCGGATCTATGTCTGGCTTCCACCGCTGAGATAAGTGTTGAGAAATTGTTAGAGCTGTTTGCGTAG
- a CDS encoding aldehyde dehydrogenase, which produces MTTYTADSIQGMLEEHKDFFNSGVTKEVSFRLQQLLKLKNIIKQYEGRIITALQQDLGKGEFEAYATEIGFTLDSIGYMMKHLKRWAKPKKVRSPLHLFPAKSYILSEPYGTTLIIGPFNYPFQLLIEPLIGAIAAGNCAVLKPSESTPAISSVVEQLIQETFEPQYIRVIQGEKETTNLLIHAKFDYIFFTGSVPVGKIVMEAAAKNLVPVTLELGGKSPVIVDKTANLDVAAKRIVWGKLLNAGQTCIAPDYLLVHKDIAKELITKIKHHITEFYGQDAQPNTDYGRIVNDRQLQRLADLIARDQNKLIMGGTIVPEERYIEPTLIYPATWTDAAMEDEIFGPILPILEYHQLDEAIQSINEHPKPLALYLFTEDKSVEQEVLSRVSFGGGCINDTISHVASTYLPFGGVGNSGIGGYHGKYSFEVFSHRKSIVKRGTRIDLGIVYPPYGNKVKLVRKVMK; this is translated from the coding sequence ATGACAACCTATACAGCTGACAGCATTCAAGGGATGCTTGAAGAGCATAAGGATTTTTTTAATAGCGGCGTAACTAAGGAGGTTTCTTTTCGTCTCCAGCAGCTGCTCAAGCTTAAGAATATTATTAAACAATACGAAGGACGAATCATCACCGCACTACAACAGGATTTAGGAAAAGGTGAGTTCGAAGCCTATGCCACAGAAATCGGCTTTACGCTGGACAGTATCGGCTACATGATGAAACATCTCAAGCGTTGGGCGAAGCCTAAAAAGGTTCGATCCCCGCTGCACTTATTTCCTGCAAAAAGTTATATTTTAAGTGAGCCTTACGGCACAACGCTCATTATTGGCCCGTTTAATTATCCATTTCAGTTGCTAATTGAGCCCCTGATCGGCGCCATTGCCGCTGGTAACTGCGCTGTCCTCAAGCCATCTGAGAGCACACCTGCCATCTCGTCCGTGGTTGAGCAGCTTATTCAGGAGACCTTCGAGCCGCAGTATATCCGCGTAATTCAGGGTGAAAAAGAGACCACTAATTTACTGATCCACGCCAAATTTGATTATATTTTCTTTACGGGCAGTGTGCCTGTCGGCAAAATCGTAATGGAAGCGGCAGCGAAAAATTTAGTGCCTGTAACCTTGGAGCTTGGCGGGAAAAGTCCGGTTATTGTTGATAAGACCGCTAATCTTGATGTTGCAGCGAAACGGATTGTCTGGGGCAAGCTGCTGAACGCGGGCCAAACCTGTATCGCACCGGATTATCTGTTGGTCCATAAGGATATTGCCAAAGAATTGATCACCAAAATCAAACATCACATCACTGAGTTCTACGGTCAGGATGCACAGCCTAATACAGATTACGGCCGGATCGTGAATGATCGCCAGCTGCAAAGACTTGCCGACCTCATTGCGCGTGATCAAAACAAGTTGATTATGGGCGGCACCATCGTACCAGAAGAACGTTATATTGAGCCAACTCTAATCTATCCTGCTACTTGGACGGATGCTGCTATGGAAGATGAGATCTTCGGTCCGATTCTACCTATATTAGAATATCATCAATTGGATGAGGCCATTCAGAGCATTAATGAACACCCAAAGCCACTGGCACTATACCTATTCACGGAGGATAAGAGTGTAGAACAAGAGGTGCTGTCCCGGGTCTCATTCGGGGGAGGCTGTATCAATGATACGATCTCACATGTGGCGAGCACTTATCTTCCGTTTGGTGGAGTAGGAAACTCCGGAATCGGGGGTTATCACGGGAAGTATAGCTTTGAGGTCTTCTCCCATCGTAAAAGCATCGTCAAGCGAGGCACACGGATCGACCTCGGAATCGTGTATCCTCCTTATGGCAATAAAGTGAAGCTGGTTCGAAAAGTAATGAAATAA
- a CDS encoding ABC transporter ATP-binding protein, with protein MQEGTIISFEEVTKQYDDEDPVLKGVSFEIERGKFYTLLGPSGCGKTTILRLIAGFAEPTSGSIYLNGKVINHIPANERQVNTVFQDYALFPHLNVFENVAFGLRIKKLKKDVITKKVQEALSFVNLVGYEQRAINEMSGGQRQRVAIARAIVNEPQVLLLDEPLSALDLKLRTEMQYILREMQQRLGITFIFVTHDQEEALAMSDWIFVMNKGKIEQSGTPNDIYDEPINRFVADFIGESNIVPGVMIEDYLVEFNGRRFECFDAGLKPNESVEIVIRPEDLEISTLEQGKLRVRVDSQLFRGVHYEISCYDESGHEWLVHSTRKATVGSEIGLYFDPEAIHVMRFGETEEEFDRRLEAYGEVESHEE; from the coding sequence ATTCAGGAAGGTACCATTATTTCATTTGAAGAAGTTACTAAGCAATATGACGACGAAGATCCGGTGTTAAAAGGAGTCAGCTTTGAGATAGAGCGCGGCAAATTCTATACACTACTTGGTCCATCTGGCTGTGGTAAAACGACTATTCTTCGATTGATCGCCGGGTTCGCTGAGCCAACGAGCGGTTCTATTTATTTAAATGGAAAAGTAATTAACCACATTCCCGCCAATGAGCGGCAGGTCAATACGGTATTTCAGGATTACGCATTGTTTCCACACCTGAACGTATTCGAGAATGTGGCTTTCGGACTGCGCATTAAGAAGCTTAAGAAGGATGTTATCACGAAGAAGGTGCAGGAAGCGCTAAGCTTCGTTAACCTTGTGGGTTATGAGCAGCGTGCGATTAACGAAATGTCCGGCGGTCAGCGCCAGCGGGTTGCCATTGCCCGGGCGATTGTGAATGAGCCACAGGTTCTACTGCTGGACGAGCCTCTATCGGCGCTAGATCTCAAGCTGCGCACGGAGATGCAGTACATACTGCGGGAAATGCAGCAGCGGTTAGGCATTACCTTTATTTTTGTAACGCATGACCAGGAAGAGGCACTCGCGATGTCCGACTGGATTTTTGTCATGAATAAAGGAAAAATCGAGCAAAGCGGCACCCCTAACGATATTTATGATGAGCCGATTAACCGTTTTGTGGCGGATTTTATTGGCGAATCGAACATTGTGCCGGGAGTTATGATCGAGGATTATCTGGTGGAGTTTAACGGCCGCCGCTTCGAATGTTTCGATGCCGGGCTGAAACCGAATGAATCCGTAGAGATTGTTATTCGTCCTGAGGATTTGGAAATTTCTACGCTGGAACAGGGTAAACTACGTGTGCGGGTTGATTCCCAGCTATTCCGGGGCGTGCATTATGAAATCAGCTGTTATGATGAATCCGGGCATGAATGGCTTGTGCATTCTACACGTAAGGCGACTGTAGGCAGTGAAATTGGCCTTTATTTTGATCCGGAAGCGATTCATGTTATGCGTTTCGGTGAAACGGAGGAAGAATTCGACAGACGTCTGGAAGCTTATGGCGAGGTGGAGAGTCATGAAGAATAA
- a CDS encoding aldo/keto reductase, whose translation MNFKRLGNSGLQVSALGLGTNAFGKRADQETSIQIVHAALDHGINFIDTANIYAGSESERIIGLALEGRRQEAVLATKAGLVKNEGPNGSGSSRRHLLQELEDSLRRLKTDYIDLYQIHTFDPYTPLEETLRTLDDMVSSGKIRYIGASNYTAWQLMKAIGISEARNFTKYISIQCSYSLADRTPENELLSLCLDQGVGIIPYFPLAGGILTGKYNTSDSAPSGSRADTDPNFKRFLDDDRIKLGSQVSQIAEKMETSSTALSLAWLMNRPAVSTVIVGATRVEQLEQNLLSTSLVLNEETSAKLEEASDSFRYGEPFAFYRLP comes from the coding sequence ATGAACTTTAAAAGACTAGGAAATAGCGGATTACAGGTATCCGCATTAGGACTGGGAACGAACGCTTTCGGCAAACGTGCGGATCAAGAGACCTCCATTCAGATTGTACATGCTGCGCTTGATCATGGAATTAATTTCATAGACACTGCTAATATTTACGCTGGCTCAGAATCCGAGCGAATCATTGGTCTGGCCTTGGAAGGTAGGAGACAGGAGGCTGTTCTCGCAACTAAAGCAGGTTTAGTTAAAAATGAGGGTCCCAACGGCAGCGGCTCCTCCCGTCGCCATTTGCTGCAGGAGCTTGAAGATAGCCTTCGCCGCCTAAAGACGGACTATATCGATCTGTACCAGATTCATACCTTTGATCCCTATACGCCGCTTGAAGAAACCTTACGAACCTTGGACGATATGGTATCCTCGGGCAAAATCCGTTATATCGGGGCCTCCAACTATACAGCATGGCAATTAATGAAGGCGATTGGGATTAGTGAAGCACGCAACTTCACCAAGTACATTTCAATTCAGTGCAGCTACTCCTTAGCAGACCGGACACCGGAGAATGAGCTTCTTTCGCTCTGCCTGGATCAAGGGGTAGGGATCATTCCTTACTTTCCACTAGCTGGCGGAATTCTCACAGGCAAATATAATACAAGCGATTCAGCCCCATCAGGGTCCAGAGCAGATACCGATCCTAATTTCAAAAGATTCCTTGATGATGACCGGATCAAGCTCGGAAGCCAAGTGAGCCAAATTGCTGAGAAAATGGAAACCTCATCTACTGCGCTCTCCTTAGCTTGGCTTATGAATCGGCCTGCCGTCTCGACGGTTATTGTCGGGGCTACACGTGTGGAACAGCTGGAACAAAATTTGCTTAGTACCTCGCTTGTACTTAATGAAGAAACTTCGGCCAAGCTGGAGGAAGCCAGCGATTCCTTCCGGTATGGCGAGCCGTTCGCCTTTTACCGACTCCCATAG
- a CDS encoding LysR family transcriptional regulator → MNNTQIRLFVKIAESGSFTKAGVELNMTQPAVSRAISSLEAELDVKLLLRDRRNGLMLTDIGKRILVIFREILMGFDKVNQEIYAERGLEKGSIRIGAFPVAAAHFLPKIISSITKRYPNITISLQEGSIAEVREWLDSKEIDVGLLLAPSAEFETIPLYREKLFAVFRDDHPLQKRSIVCVQELANEPMLICKAGYEPPVVELFRRSNSHLNVKYVVNNFATALNMVQEGLAIGVMSELSLLSLPPNVVTRELQPDAYRDIQIAVSSLADTSIAVKLFIETALDLFTQK, encoded by the coding sequence ATGAACAATACTCAAATTCGTTTATTCGTCAAAATCGCCGAAAGCGGCAGCTTTACTAAAGCTGGTGTAGAACTGAATATGACACAGCCTGCGGTCAGCCGGGCGATCTCGTCCCTCGAAGCCGAATTAGACGTGAAGCTCTTGCTTCGAGACCGGCGTAATGGCCTGATGCTTACGGATATCGGCAAACGTATTCTTGTTATTTTCCGTGAAATTCTAATGGGCTTTGATAAGGTCAATCAGGAGATTTACGCGGAGAGAGGTCTTGAAAAAGGAAGTATCCGCATTGGAGCTTTCCCTGTGGCAGCGGCTCATTTTCTACCGAAGATTATTAGCTCTATCACTAAAAGATATCCAAATATTACAATTAGCTTACAGGAGGGTTCTATCGCTGAAGTCAGAGAATGGCTGGATTCAAAAGAAATTGATGTTGGCTTATTGCTCGCTCCCAGTGCAGAATTCGAAACCATTCCATTATATAGAGAGAAATTGTTTGCCGTTTTTAGAGATGACCATCCCCTGCAAAAGCGATCCATTGTATGTGTGCAAGAATTAGCGAACGAGCCCATGTTGATTTGCAAAGCAGGATATGAACCGCCTGTTGTAGAGCTATTCCGCAGAAGTAATAGCCATCTGAATGTAAAATATGTGGTTAATAACTTTGCAACAGCTCTTAATATGGTTCAGGAGGGGCTGGCAATCGGCGTGATGTCTGAACTGTCCTTGTTATCTCTGCCTCCAAATGTGGTTACCCGTGAGCTGCAGCCGGATGCTTATAGAGATATCCAAATTGCGGTCAGCTCGCTTGCCGACACTTCAATTGCTGTAAAGCTCTTCATTGAGACAGCGCTGGATCTTTTCACTCAAAAATAA
- a CDS encoding ABC transporter permease, which produces MKNKGKSYYLIPYYLWIALFVIAPVVLVIYYSLFDLDGHITLDNYVSFFTPVYLKMTLTSFWYAFLITAFSLLVAYPAAYLLTRTKHKQLWLLLIILPTWINLLLKTYAFIGIFGTFGPINNFFDLLGIGEQQILFTGFSFVFVSVYIFIPFMILPIYSALEDLNLSLLDAARDLGASGWTTFRRVIFPLTISGVRSGCMAVFIPALSLFMITRLIAGNRVITLGTAIEQHFLVTQDWGMGSTVAVFLIAIMALFMIITGGSRKGARNEK; this is translated from the coding sequence ATGAAGAATAAGGGCAAATCGTACTATCTCATCCCTTATTACCTCTGGATCGCATTGTTTGTAATTGCACCGGTAGTGCTTGTCATCTATTATTCGTTATTTGATTTGGATGGCCATATTACTCTGGATAATTACGTCAGTTTCTTCACCCCTGTATATTTAAAAATGACGCTGACCTCGTTCTGGTACGCGTTTCTGATTACAGCATTCTCTTTGCTGGTTGCCTATCCGGCGGCTTATCTGTTGACGAGAACCAAACATAAGCAGCTGTGGTTATTGCTGATTATTTTGCCGACATGGATTAATTTGCTGCTAAAAACCTACGCTTTTATAGGGATATTCGGTACATTTGGTCCGATCAATAATTTCTTTGATCTGCTTGGAATCGGAGAACAGCAAATTTTGTTTACGGGCTTCAGTTTTGTATTTGTATCTGTCTATATTTTTATTCCGTTTATGATCCTGCCGATATACAGCGCTTTGGAGGATTTGAATTTATCCTTGCTGGATGCGGCACGTGATTTGGGGGCTTCGGGCTGGACCACGTTTAGACGTGTTATTTTTCCGCTGACCATTTCGGGAGTACGCTCAGGCTGTATGGCAGTATTCATACCTGCGCTGTCCCTGTTTATGATCACCCGTCTGATTGCAGGCAACAGGGTCATTACGCTGGGCACCGCAATTGAGCAGCATTTCCTGGTCACTCAGGACTGGGGCATGGGTTCTACAGTTGCAGTGTTTCTGATTGCCATTATGGCGCTGTTTATGATTATCACAGGCGGATCGCGGAAAGGGGCGCGGAATGAGAAATAA